One window from the genome of Nicotiana tomentosiformis chromosome 5, ASM39032v3, whole genome shotgun sequence encodes:
- the LOC104094001 gene encoding probable disease resistance protein At1g61300, with translation MFFHKDKKRCSLLTSLLNNTYHRRQNKSFKGKFGDFVTKMEANEAGESFFTTKLFGQETKRTCERIWRCLKKDKVTSIGIYGVKGVGKTTLAKLINHLLQQKTQSQVFWINISQKSSIRELQSDIAAAIGLDLLEEEDEEKRATALHDSFKGKKDFVLILDDVLEDIPLKMLGNPLKVEGGRLIVTSCLLETCQKMGCQRKFGVKKLEEEESWSFFIEKLGNEKVVIPQEVEGMAKSVVNSCGGLPLRITTIAKSLKGLELDGVNKWKKALESIIQESFKGENNDVIEMLLYSFNCLKEQNLQQCFLYCCLYPEDEKIPKDKLISRFILEGLIDTKETREAEFEEGYEILSRLESVCLLESAIDNKGNQCVKMHNLIREMALRITNENPKFMVKAGVQLNDAPKEDEWLESLDKASLMRNEIAEIPAGTSAKCPRLTTLMLQQNYHLLKIPDSFFEHMKALRVLDLGYTCIEKLPDSVSDLENLTALLLAFCWNLRSMPTLEKLEALQELDLSGTGIQTLPVALETLLNLKCLNLHAMRWLEKIPIGILPQISSLQCLVLSHHIDVEGEELEELKELEEFQGRFSNVQDFNQFINAQENEGCLRFYRILVGQYDGLGPMTQIQFNHNRFSDKLVKCYGLGKEDEVLLLPQDIEHLKIESCNNFSGCLSEHLPRLYDSKDLKYFKVRWCNKLEYLMRIEVGEESVIFHSLEHLDLLELHSFVGIFDDWKTSLRASISVSIFSCLRMIRIERCHSIKKLFPIGLCSNMQNIERIYVLSCSQIEEIIADENDGIVVLPTLTRIYLWSLPELKSICNGKMDCNSIKKVSIKECGKLRKLPFFFSSQEEDEKFTIPSTLKEIAIHSSDKEWWESLEWDNPNTRNELQPFVKYW, from the exons ATGTTTTTTCACAAAGACAAAAAAAGATGCTCTCTCTTGACCTCTTTGCTTAACAACACTTATCATCGGAGACAAAACAAAAGTTTTAAG GGGAAATTTGGAGATTTTGTGACCAAAATGGAAGCAAATGAAGCAGGGGAGTCATTTTTCACAACAAAGCTATTTGGTCAAGAAACCAAGAGAACGTgtgaaagaatttggagatgctTAAAGAAAGACAAAGTTACAAGCATTGGTATATATGGAGTTAAAGGGGTTGGAAAAACAACCTTAGCCAAGTTAATAAATCATCTTCTCCAACAAAAAACTCAATCCCAAGTTTTTTGGATAAACATTTCTCAAAAAAGCAGCATCAGGGAATTACAAAGTGATATTGCTGCAGCAATTGGATTGGATCTTTTAGAGGAAGAAGATGAAGAGAAGAGAGCGACCGCGTTACACGACTCGTTCAAAGGGAAAAAAGATTTTGTTCTAATATTGGATGATGTATTGGAAGATATACCTTTAAAGATGTTAGGAAATCCTTTAAAAGTTGAAGGGGGAAGGTTGATAGTAACAAGTTGTTTGCTCGAAACGTGTCAAAAAATGGGATGTCAAAGGAAATTTGGAGTGAAAAAACTAGAAGAAGAGGAATCTTGGAGCTTTTTTATAGAAAAACTTGGAAATGAGAAAGTAGTAATTCCTCAAGAAGTAGAAGGAATGGCTAAGTCTGTAGTAAATAGTTGTGGTGGCCTTCCACTTAGGATAACTACAATAGCTAAAAGTCTAAAAGGGTTAGAATTGGATGGTGTTAATAAGTGGAAAAAGGCCTTGGAAAGTATTATTCAAGAATCTTTTAAAGGGGAAAACAATGATGTTATAGAAATGTTGCTATATAGTTTTAATTGTTTGAAGGAACAAAACTTACAACAATGtttcttgtattgttgtttgtATCCAGAAGATGAGAAAATTCCAAAGGATAAATTGATAAGTAGGTTCATTTTAGAGGGACTAATCGATACAAAAGAGACTCGCGAGGCAGAGTTTGAGGAGGGATATGAGATATTGAGCAGATTGGAAAGTGTTTGTTTGTTGGAAAGTGCCATAGATAACAAAGGTAATCAATGTGTGAAAATGCACAATTTGATTAGAGAAATGGCACTGAGGATCACTAATGAAAATCCCAAGTTTATGGTAAAAGCTGGAGTTCAATTGAATGATGCACCAAAGGAAGATGAATGGCTGGAAAGTTTGGACAAG GCATCGCTAATGAGGAACGAGATAGCTGAAATTCCAGCAGGAACATCAGCTAAGTGTCCTAGGCTGACAACCTTGATGTTGCAGCAGAATTATCACTTGTTGAAAATTCCAGATTCTTTCTTCGAGCACATGAAGGCGTTACGTGTTCTTGATTTAGGTTACACTTGCATTGAGAAGTTACCTGATTCTGTATCAGACTTGGAAAATCTCACTGCTCTCTTGCTTGCATTTTGTTGGAACCTAAGGTCAATGCCAACCTTGGAAAAACTCGAGGCTTTGCAAGAATTGGACTTGAGTGGCACTGGGATTCAGACTCTGCCAGTAGCCCTTGAGACTTTGTTGAACCTCAAATGCCTTAATTTGCATGCAATGCGTTGGCTCGAGAAAATACCAATTGGGATATTGCCTCAAATCTCCTCTCTCCAATGCCTAGTGTTATCGCATCATATAGACGTAGAAGGTGAGGAACTAGAGGAGCTAAAAGAGTTGGAAGAATTTCAAGGTAGGTTCTCTAATGTTCAAGATTTCAACCAATTCATTAATGCTCAAGAAAATGAGGGATGTCTTAGGTTTTATAGAATATTAGTAGGTCAATATGATGGTTTAGGACCAATGACACAAATCCAATTCAATCATAACAGATTTTCTGATAAATTAGTCAAGTGTTATGGACTTGGGAAAGAAGATGAAGTGTTATTGCTTCCACAGGATATTGAGCATTTGAAAATTGAGAGCTGCAATAACTTCAGTGGCTGTCTTTCAGAACATTTGCCCCGTCTTTATGATTCTAAAGATTTAAAGTACTTCAAAGTTCGTTGGTGCAACAAACTGGAGTACCTTATGAGGATAGAAGTGGGCGAAGAATCTGTCATATTTCATTCTCTCGAGCATCTTGATCTTCTTGAATTGCATAgttttgttggtatatttgatgaCTGGAAAACAAGTTTAAGAGCTTCAATTTCAGTAAGTATCTTTTCTTGCCTTAGAATGATACGAATCGAGAGATGTCACAGTATCAAGAAGCTATTTCCAATTGGTTTATGCTCAAACATGCAAAATATTGAGAGAATATATGTCCTCTCCTGTAGTCAAATAGAGGAAATAATTGCAGATGAAAATGATGGAATCGTCGTCCTTCCTACATTGACGAGGATTTACTTATGGTCTTTGCCTGAATTGAAAAGCATATGCAATGGAAAAATGGATTGTAACTCAATCAAGAAAGTGTCAATAAAGGAATGTGGTAAGTTAAGGAAATtgcctttctttttttcttcccaAGAAGAAGATGAGAAATTTACCATTCCTTCAACTCTTAAAGAAATTGCTATACATTCAAGTGATAAAGAATGGTGGGAATCTTTGGAATGGGATAATCCAAACACCAGAAATGAGCTTCAGCCCTTTGTTAAATATTGGTAA
- the LOC104094000 gene encoding SEC12-like protein 1: MDGGDATVEGKVTCASWIKRPENAHLVVIAKSNGTSSSSLEIFSFDPITASLSTSPKATYVFEESGNAVCIAVHPTGDDFVCSTTTGCKLFELYGHEDNIKFVCKEFPLKDVGPQKCMAFSVDGSKLATGGVDGHFRLFEWPTMRIIVDEPKAHKSFRDMDFSLDSEFLASTSTDGAARIWKTSDGVPVTLTRNSDENIELCRFSKDGTKPFLFTTIQKGNKTLMAVWDISTWKKIGHKSLLKKPTSIMSISLDGKYLALGSKDGDVCVIEVKKMEISSLHRRVHLGTNITSLEFCPSERVALTTSSQWGAMVTKLNVPADWKEWQIYLLLLALFLASAVLFYVFFENSDSFWNFPDPSSRPKIETVHTDPTSDDWSSFGPVDL; encoded by the exons ATGGACGGCGGTGATGCTACGGTGGAAGGGAAGGTGACGTGTGCATCTTGGATCAAACGGCCAGAAAATGCGCATCTGGTGGTGATTGCTAAGTCTAACGGAACTTCCTCCTCTTCGCTCGAGATTTTCTCCTTCGATCCCATCACTGCTTCTCTTTCTACTTCTCCCAAG GCGACATATGTATTTGAGGAAAGTGGTAATGCGGTGTGCATTGCAGTACATCCAACTGGGGACGACTTTGTGTGCTCCACTACCACTGGTTGCAA GTTGTTTGAGTTATATGGTCATGAAGataatataaaatttgtatgcaAGGAGTTTCCTCTCAAAGATGTTGGTCCACAAAAATGCATGGCCTTTAGTGTTGATGGTTCCAAATTAGCCACTGGCGGAGTT GATGGACATTTCAGACTTTTTGAGTGGCCTACCATGCGCATTATTGTGGATGAACCTAAAGCTCACAAGTCATTCAGAGACATGGATTTCAG CTTAGATTCAGAGTTCTTAGCTTCCACATCCACAGATGGTGCCGCCAGAATATGGAAGACAAGCGACGGTGTTCCAGTAACTTTAACACGAAATTCA GATGAGAATATTGAGCTCTGCAGGTTCTCTAAAGACGGTACAAAACCGTTTTTGTTCACTACTATTCAGAAAG GCAATAAGACGTTGATGGCAGTTTGGGACATCAGTACATGGAAGAAAATTGGACATAAAAGCCTGTTAAAAAAGCCAACTTCCATTATGTCAATTAGTTTGGATGGGAAATATCTTGCATT GGGAAGCAAAGATGGTGATGTCTGTGTTATTGAAGTGAAAAAGATGGAGATCTCCTCTTTGCACAGGAGAGTGCACTTGGGTACTAATATTACTTCTTTGGAGTTTTGTCCTAGTGAAAG GGTTGCTCTTACCACTTCCTCTCAATGGGGAGCAATGGTGACAAAGTTAAATGTCCCAGCTGATTGGAAAG AGTGGCAGATTTATCTATTACTCTTGGCATTATTTTTGGCATCAGCTGTCTTATTTTACGTGTTCTTCGAGAATTCTGATTCTTTCTGGAACTTTCCTGATCCATCTTCAAGACCAAAGATTGAAACTGTCCATACAGATCCAACATCTGATGACTGGAGCAGCTTTGGACCTGTAGATTTGTAA